The genomic interval AGTTTTGTcacattttcgaatatttggaagtttgaaaaacaaatactATTACAAGTGATTTAAGTACTCACCTTTCCCGACTTTTTTCCAAGTACGCATTGCAGTATAATTGTCTTTTCCACGGTGAACGgccttttcgaattttgattgGTTTGGTAAATTTGAATTGAGATGCGGGTTTTCAGGTAGTAATGGTGAACTTCTGTGCTGCACAGCTTCGTcattaaaagtaataatatcGGCGGGACAAATCTGTTGGTCTACTGTTCCATAACATTTATTTGAGTATGGTTCCATAATGGTTCTTCTGAACTCTGCTCGCGTTTTTTGGTCAATGTCAGACTTCAATAGGTCTAGATTTGTTGAAAATAGTGCGTCAAGTCCTGATGGTAGTTTCCTGAGATTTTTTATCAACAAATATTTCGGTGGTATCGTGGATATGTGTTTGACCTAATgaacgataattaaaaattaaataatagaTACAACatgatgaatattttaatggTCAAGTAACAAAAGTGTCTTACCTTGAATTCTACAGCACAAACGAATgacgaaattgatgaattatgCTCCAAAAACTGGTTTGCgcgcgaaaattttcttttctcatgtaaTAAACGTTCAGCATTTCTGATGAAAAGCTGTAATTTTACCTTGAAATCGTGATAGACTTGAGcaatataaataattcgtTTGAACTTGTTTGTGACGGAAACAGCTGTTATCAACCGAGCCGCCGAGGTCATATGTAAAAATGCAAAAAGGAGTTTCACAGCAGGAGCAGAAAGTTCATTAAAAATACCCTAGCAATGTTAATAATATTACATAGCATCGAAGACTATACAGATATTCTCTATTTGCAAACCGAGATTGGGGTTAAGTAGCGAATCTTTTTTCCTCGGTTAAACGCTTACACattgtaatatatttttttaaactgATATTCCATGAGTGTTTAAGATTGGCTATAGTTTCATTCCAAGGCCTGtcgtatgtatttttaaatgaaaattgaattgatcGTTCAAAGTACTCGAGGTTAATGTAGTTTAGTCATCAACAGTGGAATGAAATGAACTAACCTATCGTTTGGCCACGTCCTTTATCTATTCTCAATGGTTACGTTGTCCACAGTTTCCCGCCATTGTTCGAAAgtggtcttttttttcgaacacaaAACTCGccatcagaaaaaatcaatttcaagaCTCATGTTACAAAGCATTCGACGAGTGTAGaaaacatatatttattcaaatctgTACCGTTGTactaattatatgtatatacacattacGAGGATCGTGATTGTAGCACGAACATGATTAATGAACAAATCAAATATTGTTGACGTAAGTCTAGCGTGAGGAATGCTCtcatttaattttgaaatgcTTCAGGTGGAACTTGTCCCAATTGGTGAAAACTTCTAAATGCAGCAAGGGCTGAATCAAAATTCCACTGTACTTCATCTAAGCACTTTTTACTCCATTCGAGGTTCATTCCAGACTGCTGGCTCAGCGCAATTGCCATTTGTAGGTGTGTATCTTGTTCCTTTGTTGGTTCGTTAGACCCCCCTATTCTCTCGTTGACATTAACAGAATTAACTTCTGCCAAGGCATGCTTCTGTTGTGCCTCCGTCGGTCCGGTAATGTGCAACTGTTCGTTGCGAATGCAGTAACCCGATCCCTGGGGAACAATAATCATTGTCCTACTGAAGTAACGAAGCGGTTTTTTATCAGTGTCCACTTCTTGAAATATTCCTGTTATGGTAACAACCATCATCACTTCCTAAAAAGTTTGATATAAACTTTTAAATTCATTGATTATGTATTTGATGAGTGAACTATTAGGTAGTTTACCGTAACTAAACTGAGATCCATGGAGAAAGTGTTCAGAAAATGTTTGGTCTTTGGAATTTCAGATAAGAACGAAACCACCGGTAATCTGCCttgtttcaataatttttgtcttctttcCCGGTCATTAACTCTGAACAAATTTCTATTGTGCGGCAGGTATTTACTATATCTGTATAATGCATAAAAAGTAAGAGTCATCCATGACAACCACGAATTGTTCTATTATTCAATAACATGAGAATTTTGAATACCTATTCAAGTTGTCATGTGTGCACGAAATAGTCAAACTGAAAGATGCTTGTTCGTCATATGCATCAAGGAGTGGCTGACGGCTATCGCCATCAAATATGAGAAAATAGTGGTGAAGGAAAGTTGCTGCAACTTGACGTGCATCATTATTAGCTGCAAATGCTCTCTGCGATGGTGGCAATTTTACTCCCTCACTATCTCCTGCCACATCGAACACAATTGGAGGTGGCAGTTCCGTTCCATCCTAATTGAAAACACAGGTAAATATGAACATGAAAAtctataaataatgatgacaaacCCATTGAATTAGTGTCACTTACCAATTTGAGCAGTTTGGGAAATCGCTTCCTTACATCACTGGATTTGCATCAACACCCAAGGCACAACAGCACAAGAAGTTTGAATCGATGTAAGATAAATAGATGAAACCGAAATTAATAACTTGGCAACTGAAAATGCAGGAATAGTTTTTCCGCAGAAACTaatgcaaaatgaaaatacgtgAATTACCTCACAAAGTCCTCTGGTCGATGTTTATATTTATCGCACAGTGGATTACCCATTAATCGCAGCTCTTTCAGCTTCAATGGCTTCAGTGTAtctatttcttttaattctcGAATCTATATGAAAATCTCATTGAAGTTACGAGACAAACTTGTATCCCACTTGATGTACGTTATCAAATGTTATCTATGAATGAAATTACTCACTCGATTATTGCCCAGGTATAATATTGTCAGATTAGGCAGCTTTTTATGCAATTCCGCGCCAAGCCTGTCAATGTTCTGTAATTTGTTGCCATCTAAGTTTAGTGCCTCTAAGTTTGGTGTATGCTCAGCAACTATATCCATCACAGCCAGTAATATAGTAGGTCGAAACAAAGCAACAAAAACATCTTGACAAAGATCTGGAGGCaaggtttgaaaaatgaattacttTCATTAGAATATTGTTATCTAAATTTCAAGTTGTATAACATATTTCTATTAGCCAATAGACTTACCTGGATCTCTGTGAAACTCAGACAGGTCAAGGGCATTTGTGGTAGCTACATAACGCTTTGCCATGGCAACTTTAATGCGATCTTTCAGCTGCTGATCAACTTCAACTTGTGGAAAACCAGCTCTTACTTTGATCCCCAATTTGAATCCATCAGTTGCGGTTATTTGACGATCACATGACAACAGTTTATTTGCTACTTTTAAGTCATCGACATAAAAGCATGCACtgtttccttcaattttatacTAGTGAACACAAATTTATTGTCAGTTGCATTCAAGGTGATGGAGAAAGATTTTAATTGTGAATatagttgaaaaatgatgTTCATACCATGATTGGAACAAATATCTCTGGAGCAATATGAGACAACAACGTTTCTAGtacatatttcttttcatatttgGCTGCATATGGAATCATGATTTTATACCAGCTTCCAGGAGCAAGATTCAATTTCCTTTGAATTTGTCTAGGTCCACCCCCTCCTCTTAGAGGTACTGGACTATTTCTTCGTCCTCGACtattgaagagaaaatttgttATAACATCTAGTAGGTTCCCTTGCTTAAAGTGACGTTTCTTTAATTCTCATTATCAACTAAATGTACTAGTGAAAACTGTACCTAATTCCTCTCAAACCACCTCTTACACCTCCTCGAAAGCGGCTTTGACTAACTTCACTAGCCATATCCACATCATCTTCTAAGTGTCGTCTGACAGCAGTTTCCATATCTATTCGTCTATCCCTATCATTTCGGTCTCCTCGACCACCTTTACCAATTCGTGACATTTTGAACGACACCCTTGGTCTTGGACCCCGATCTGAGTATAGCGTCCTGTCATCATGAcctgacgagaaaaattcttttacgTGAGTGACAAACACTGGATAATAGAAAGGTGCCGAACTGTTAAAATATCAGAAACATGTGATGGTATGACTGAAACTTGTAGTTATTCTTTGAATTTGAAGACTATTTTTTTTGAGTACGTTCTGACACCTCATGATATTCTCATGGACTGCTTAACGTTGTTGGTTTTCAACAAAATAACATCTTCAGAATTCTTAGTAGGTGtgattacttttatttttataaaaattggaaagtaGTTTGAGTACAGTTAACCTATCAGTGACTCCAAATTGCAGTTCGtgagaaaacgaataaaaacttGCCGAAGTGCTGCTTTCTTTCAGGATTATCGTGTCGCTGATAAGTTTGGCCACTCCAGCCACGAGTCTTGCCAGTTTTTCTTGGCATTTTtaactgaataaaaattaacccTCTCCAAATAAATAAGGAGCACGAATTCACGAGTTGCGTCCCGAccttcttattgttagtaccATCAAAATTCTCGAGGGGGGGTCAGTTGAAAACGCATTTGTGCACATACAGGCAGAGGCACACATCCATCGCATTGACAGCGATTGACAGTTCATTTACGACCATTTACGACTAACCTACATATTATTCCTTCGAACtagtatataaaattattgaagtTAAGGGACTACAGTTCACAATGTCAATGTACGAGGGTGTTAGATTGATATCCGACAAGCTTACGGTTGTTTTTGATATTGGAAGTGCGTATACTAAGTAAGTTGACACTGACAACTCGAGCAGATGTAACACCCTATTACGTTATAGTATGTCACATTACATTGTCTATcgttttgaataatattccagaatttttaaaaaagagaCTGAAAACACTGATCGTCAGTTATTCAATGCATTTCAGTAATGCACCTGATAGCTAATTCTTGTCTTGTCAACAGATATGGATTTACTGGGGAATCCGTACCTCGGGGTATAATAAGGACAGAGGTCAGATGTCCAGAAACaccaaaaattagaaaagtttttctttatgAAGATGCTGATGACTTGTATCAACTTCTAGTTGAGTTCATCCATTTACTCTTTTTCAGGTAACGGCGTATTAATCTCTAGTTTGCCGTTGGACACTCTGATTAATATACTTTGCTTTGatattttctgaatttcaGTTCATAGAAACAAAACTCTAGAGTGTGTAGAACTTGACAATACCATTCCTGGTTTGACATATCATTATATGAAATTAGTTTattaaagcaaaaaaaaaaaacaagtaattcTGAATGATATTATAATGCATGTGCTTGATTTACAGGCATGTTGCTGTCAGCCCAAAAGATATCAAAGTTATTGTTGTAGAGTCTATATTAACTCCAATAGACTTCCGAAACACTCTGGCAAAAGTGCTTTTCCGTCACTTTGAAATCGGTTCTTTGATGCTTGTGCCATCTCACCTTGTAGCTGTGAGTACGTTAGGAATTTCTACTGCTCTGGTGTTAGATGTGGGATATAAAGAGGCCACTTTAATCCCAGTTTATGAAGGTGTGCCAGTCTTGAAGGCATGGCAAGCATTACCATTAGCAGGTCAAGCTGTCCATGGGTAAATGGAACTAGATTAAAGATTTCcaacaatattttcaccgaATATATCGTTTTATACTTCTTTACATATTCTGCAGATTTATTAAAGAGGAATTGCAAGATGTGCTGGTTGATGGGGATGTTGATGAAAAGATACTTGAAGATATCAAAGTGAGAACATGCTTTGTCACCACTTTGGAAAGATCTGCCAAGTTAGGTACTGTGGAGGCTCCGGTAGCTCCACCTTCGGTCAGTTATCCCGGAGTCAAAACAGTAACCATTCCGGGAACTGTACGAGAAAAAGCTTTCGAATTATTGTGGGAGCGAGATAACGACAATTTGAGTATACCAACTATGATATTGGATGCTATAGTAAAAGTAACTGTTTTAAATTACCGcttatttgtattttatgAACTATTATCTGAATATTTCTGTCAATAATGTGCAAAATTACATACTTCTATTGTTTGCTCTAGTGCCCTGTCGATATGAGACGACCACTTGCAGAAAACATATTGCTTATTGGAGGAACAACAATGAGTAAAGGATTTTTGCCACGGTTAAAGTCTGAGCTCATAGCTCTCTTGGAAAGCAACTTATACTCGGATAAGTTGAAACTGAAGACATTTAAGTTTCACACAGCACCTTGTAAGCCTAATTACACAGCATGGCTTGGTGGTGCTATATTTGGCATCACAGATCTCCCATTAAGATGTCTGACTAAAGAAAATTACTTAAAATTAAACCGAGTCCCAGATTGGGCAAGTTTGATTGACAACCAAAAACCTGATACGATTAGAAATATTGTATGAATATTTCCCGAAAGGAGGTAATAGATAGATCAGCAATCTTATAATTTCAATGGTAGCTGTGGTATTATTACTGTTGTTTTCCCGCTAATCTGTGTATACAGAGATCAGTGTCTTTATTCTGACTGCGCTAAATAATGGAAATAATACCCGTGGGTTGTATAAGCAAAATCGAATCAAACCATTTGAAATACCTTGTATTATATCAGTttactttatatttataatttgtgtactaaaagaaaaaaaactaaatacaTCGTTCATTCATATATTATTTCTTCAATCTCGAAGAGCATTCGCAATGCCCTAttgtttcgtgattttttgtaTGTTCTTCCGAGGTTCTCCCTCGATAACCGTATCCGGTACACATAAGTATCCCGTTAGTGTGAAACCATGGTAGAAATGTAGTAGAAACTTGTGTGCGGTGTGACGTATGGGATTCCCCAATGACAGTtcgaaaaggaatgaaaaaacagcTGTTTAGAAAGGGGCGCATGCGCTCGTTTAGGAGCCGGCTTTTGATCTCTGCACTTCCTCTTCCTGTAACACGGCACAATGGCGTCCGGAGTAAGTGTCTTTGCGCGAAATATTCTTCGCAAAACATCACCGTATTAACGAATGAATCGGTGACGGGAATGTGTGAAAAATGACGATTAAACATCCTAAATTACAATggcgtgtaaatttttttagacCCTCTACACGTACCCAGAGAACTTCAGGGCGTACAAGGCCCTGATCGCAGCCCAATTTTCCGGTGCGCAGGTTAAAGTCGCCGAAGACTTTGTTCTTGGTGAAACCAACAAGTCCGATgcctttttgaaaaaattcccccTTGGAAAGGTaagtgattcattttttcatcctttcttGATACATATTCATGAACTTGTCACTTAGCAACGACTTAACGccttcatattttttcttggCTGCAATATGCTGACACTGGGTTGTGTTATATTTCATTGTTAAtacgttataaataatatattcattcaaGGTTCCAGCTTTTGAGACTGCTGATGGAAAATACATTACGGAAAGCAATGCCATTGCTTATTATGGTAAATATCTTTGACAATTTCTTCCAACTTCATTGCTTTCTCTTTATCTATTGTGCATCATCATTAAACATCTCAATTGTTCAAAAATGAGTAGCTGTTACAGATACATAATCAAACTCTAACTGCTTGTCATTATATTAGGTATTCACTGGTGATCTTTTGACTGTTCATACTACTTTTAAGATATCTGTTAAGGCACATTTGCTAAGCACTCCTGGTCCTGTGGGAATGTTTCCTCCCAGCAGTTTCCTGTTATAGGGTATATTGTCTCTATGAACTTTGCATTTCAAACAAGTGTTGATAGTGTCATTATTTCAGTTGCCAACGAGCAGTTGAGAGGAAAGACCGATGTTGAACGAGCTGAGATCGTACAATGGTTTGGATTTGCCGATTCAGAGATTCTTCCTGCTAGCTGCGCATGGGTTTTCCCATTACTAGGCATCATGCAATACAACAAACAGGTATTAATAGTTCTTGAGTCCTATGAG from Athalia rosae chromosome 1, iyAthRosa1.1, whole genome shotgun sequence carries:
- the LOC105690818 gene encoding nuclear RNA export factor 1-like: MPRKTGKTRGWSGQTYQRHDNPERKQHFGHDDRTLYSDRGPRPRVSFKMSRIGKGGRGDRNDRDRRIDMETAVRRHLEDDVDMASEVSQSRFRGGVRGGLRGISRGRRNSPVPLRGGGGPRQIQRKLNLAPGSWYKIMIPYAAKYEKKYVLETLLSHIAPEIFVPIMYKIEGNSACFYVDDLKVANKLLSCDRQITATDGFKLGIKVRAGFPQVEVDQQLKDRIKVAMAKRYVATTNALDLSEFHRDPDLCQDVFVALFRPTILLAVMDIVAEHTPNLEALNLDGNKLQNIDRLGAELHKKLPNLTILYLGNNRIRELKEIDTLKPLKLKELRLMGNPLCDKYKHRPEDFVSDVRKRFPKLLKLDGTELPPPIVFDVAGDSEGVKLPPSQRAFAANNDARQVAATFLHHYFLIFDGDSRQPLLDAYDEQASFSLTISCTHDNLNRYSKYLPHNRNLFRVNDRERRQKLLKQGRLPVVSFLSEIPKTKHFLNTFSMDLSLVTEVMMVVTITGIFQEVDTDKKPLRYFSRTMIIVPQGSGYCIRNEQLHITGPTEAQQKHALAEVNSVNVNERIGGSNEPTKEQDTHLQMAIALSQQSGMNLEWSKKCLDEVQWNFDSALAAFRSFHQLGQVPPEAFQN
- the LOC105690820 gene encoding actin-related protein 10 — its product is MSMYEGVRLISDKLTVVFDIGSAYTKYGFTGESVPRGIIRTEVRCPETPKIRKVFLYEDADDLYQLLVEFIHLLFFRHVAVSPKDIKVIVVESILTPIDFRNTLAKVLFRHFEIGSLMLVPSHLVAVSTLGISTALVLDVGYKEATLIPVYEGVPVLKAWQALPLAGQAVHGFIKEELQDVLVDGDVDEKILEDIKVRTCFVTTLERSAKLGTVEAPVAPPSVSYPGVKTVTIPGTVREKAFELLWERDNDNLSIPTMILDAIVKCPVDMRRPLAENILLIGGTTMSKGFLPRLKSELIALLESNLYSDKLKLKTFKFHTAPCKPNYTAWLGGAIFGITDLPLRCLTKENYLKLNRVPDWASLIDNQKPDTIRNIV